A region from the Ciconia boyciana chromosome 1, ASM3463844v1, whole genome shotgun sequence genome encodes:
- the CHKB gene encoding choline/ethanolamine kinase — translation MAAGRGNGAGAGAVPAATRLQAYAWCREFLAGSWKLIGPEEFGIGPVSGGLSNLLFKCALPEHILSVGDEPRQVLLRVYGAILQGVDSLVLESVMFAILAERALGPRLYGVFPQGRLEQYIPSRRLRTEDLWDPDISKEIAVKMSRFHGMVMPFNKEPKWLFGTMEWYLKQISELTFPEEGQLKKFNHLKTYNLQEEMKSLRELLESTPSPVVFCHNDVQEGNILLLAGHEASSSDKLMLIDFEYSSYNYRGFDIGNHFCEWVYNYTHDSWPFFKASLENYPSRQQQLHFIRHYLSEDSGRHGDATHEEQARIEEEMLTEINRFALASHFFWGLWSILQAKISTIEFGYLDYAQSRFEAYFQHKAQCS, via the exons ATGGCGGCGGGACGGGGGaacggggccggggctggggctgtgcccgCCGCCACCCGCCTGCAGGCCTACGCCTGGTGCCGGGAGTTCCTCGCCGGTTCCTGGAAGCTCATCGGGCCCGAGGAGTTCGGTATCGGGCCCGTCAG CGGGGGGCTCAGTAACCTGCTGTTCAAGTGCGCGCTGCCGGAGCACATCCTCAGCGTGGGGGACGAGCCCCGGCAGGTTCTGCTGCGCGTCTACGGGGCCATCCTGCAG GGCGTGGACTCGCTGGTGCTGGAGAGCGTGATGTTCGCCATCCTGGCCGAGCGGGCGCTGGGGCCGCGGCTCTACGGGGTTTTCCCCCAGGGGCGGCTGGAGCAGTACATTCCG AGCCGGCGCTTGCGGACCGAGGACTTGTGGGACCCCGACATCTCCAAGGAGATCGCGGTGAAGATGTCCCGGTTCCACGGGATGGTGATGCCCTTCAACAAGGAGCCCAAGTGGCTGTTTGGGACCATGGAGTG GTACCTGAAGCAGATTTCGGAGCTCACCTTCCCCGAGGAAGGGCAGCTGAAGAAGTTCAACCACCTCAAGACTTACAACCTGCAGGAAGAGATGAAGAGCCTCAG ggagctgctggagtCCACCCCCTCGCCGGTGGTCTTCTGCCACAACGACGTCCAGGAGG GGAAcatcctgctgctggctgggcacGAGGCGTCCTCCTCCGACAAGCTCATGCTCATCGACTTCGAGTACAGCAGCTACAACTACCG ggGCTTCGACATCGGCAACCACTTCTGCGAGTGGGTTTACAACTACACCCACGATTCCTGGCCCTTCTTCAAGGCTTCCCTGGAGAACTACCCCAGCCGGCAGCAGCAG CTGCATTTCATTCGGCACTACCTCTCGGAGGACTCGGGGCGACACGGGGACGCTACGCACGAGGAGCAGGCCCGCATCGAGGAGGAGATGCTAACGGAGATCAACCG GTTCGCCTTGGCCTCTCACTTCTTCTGGGGCCTGTGGTCCATTCTGCAGGCGAAGATCTCCACCATCGAGTTTGGGTACCTG GACTATGCACAGAGCCGCTTCGAGGCCTACTTCCAGCACAAGGCGCAGTGCTCCTGA
- the CPT1B gene encoding LOW QUALITY PROTEIN: carnitine O-palmitoyltransferase 1, muscle isoform (The sequence of the model RefSeq protein was modified relative to this genomic sequence to represent the inferred CDS: inserted 1 base in 1 codon) — translation MAEAHQAVAFQFTVTPEGLDFHLSREAVKQLYLAGISSWKKRLVRAKNSFLTGVYPASPSSWMVVVMATAGSFYCQVDPSLGMIARIRHCLPESRLLSYQSRTMVSAALFSTGVWLSAVLLFRQALKLLLSYHGWMFEPHGKMSRSTRIWVALMKVLSVRKPLLYSFQTSLPKLPVPPVEATIARYLESVRPLMDDDKYSKMEALAKEFKEKTAPRLQKYLILKSWWTTNYVSDWWEQYIYLCSRSPLMVNSNYYAMDFLYVTPSHVQAARAGNVVHAMLLYRRKLDRGEIPPVMALGIVPMCSYQSERMFNTTRVPGKEKDALLHLVDSKHLAVYHRGRFYKVWLYYGGQLLRPRDLELQFQRILDDPSPPQPGEERLAALTAGERVPWAEARARFFSHGKNKVSLDAIERAAFFLTLDEEEHGYSPRREGCMDAYAKSLLHGQCYDRWFDKSFTLVVYKNGKVGANAEHSWADAPIIGHLWEFTLATDKFQLGYTEGGHCLGEPDTLLAXPQRLQWDIPQECRAAIESSYRLAKALADDVDFCCFQFSDFGKGLIKKCRTSPDAFIQISLQLAHFRDKGCFCLTYEASMTRLFREGRTETVRSCTAESTAFVRSMADPRQTRAERQRLFKLAADKHQHMYRMAMTGAGIDRHLFCLYVVSRYLGVQSPFLAQVLSEPWRLSTSQTPQQQLKLCDLSKFPDHVSTGGGFGPVADDGYGVSYIIAGENLITFHVSSKFSSSETDSKRFGRNIRQAMLDIAELFDKPAEKAGK, via the exons ATGGCGGAGGCTCACCAGGCCGTGGCCTTCCAGTTCACCGTCACCCCCGAGGGCTTGGACTTCCACCTCAGCCGCGAGGCCGTCAAGCAGCTCTACCTCGCCGGCATCTCCTCCTGGAAGAAGCGCTTGGTCCGCGCCAAG AACAGCTTCCTGACCGGCGTCTACCCCGCCTCGCCCTCCAGCTGGATGGTGGTCGTGATGGCCACCGCCGGCTCCTTCTACTGCCAGGTCGACCCCTCCCTGGGGATGATCGCCCGCATCCGCCACTGCCTGCCGGAGAG CCGCCTCCTGAGCTACCAGAGTCGGACGATGGTGAGCGCCGCGCTCTTCTCCACCGGTGTCTGGCTCTCTGCCGTCCTGCTCTTCCGGCAGGCGCTGAAGCTGCTGCTCTCCTACCACGGCTGGATGTTTGAGCCCCACGGCAAGATGAGCCGCAGCACCAGGATCTGGGTG GCGCTGATGAAGGTGCTGTCTGTCCGCAAGCCGCTGCTCTACAGCTTCCAGACCTCTCTGCCCAagctccccgtgccccccgtgGAGGCCACCATCGCCCGG tACCTGGAGTCGGTGCGCCCGCTCATGGATGATGACAAGTACAGCAAGATGGAGGCTCTGGCCAAGGAGTTCAAGGAGAAGACGGCTCCGCGGCTGCAGAAGTACCTGATCCTCAAGTCCTGGTGGACGACCAACTAC gtGAGCGACTGGTGGGAGCAGTACATCTACCTGTGCAGCCGCAGCCCGCTCATGGTCAACAGCAACTACTACGCCATG GATTTCCTCTACGTGACCCCCAGCCACGTCCAGGCTGCCCGGGCGGGTAACGTGGTGCACGCCATGCTGCTGTACCGCCGCAAGCTGGACCGCGGGGAGATCCCCCCC GTGATGGCGCTGGGCATCGTGCCCATGTGCTCCTACCAGTCGGAACGGATGTTCAACACCACCCGCGTCCCCGGCAAGGAGAAGG acGCGCTGCTGCACCTGGTGGACAGCAAGCACCTGGCCGTCTACCACAGGGGCCGCTTCTACAAGGTCTGGCTCTACTACGGGGGGCAGCTGCTGCGGCCCCGCGACCTGGAGCTGCAGTTCCAGCGCATCCTGGACGACCCCtcgcccccccagcccggcgAGGAGCGGCTGGCGGCACTCACCGCCGGCGAGAG GGTGCCCTGGGCCGAGGCCCGAGCCCGGTTCTTCAGCCACGGGAAGAACAAGGTCTCGCTGGACGCCATCGAGCGGGCGGCCTTCTTCCTCACGCTGGACGAGGAGGAGCACGGCTACAGCCCGCGCCGGGAGGGCTGCATGGACGCCTACGCCAAGTCCCTGCTGCACGGCCAGTGCTACGACCG ctgGTTCGACAAGTCCTTCACCCTGGTGGTCTACAAGAACGGGAAGGTGGGGGCCAACGCCGAGCACTCCTGGGCCGATGCCCCCATCATCGGGCACCTCTGGGAG TTCACGCTGGCGACAGACAAATTCCAGCTGGGCTACACCGAGGGGGGGCACTGCCTGGGCGAGCCCGACACCCTGCTGG CCCCCCAGCGCCTCCAGTGGGACATCCCCCAGG AGTGCCGCGCCGCCATCGAGAGCTCGTACCGCCTGGCCAAGGCGCTGGCCGACGACGTGGACTTCTGCTGCTTCCAGTTCTCCGACTTCGGGAAGGGGCTGATCAAGAAGTGCCGGACCAGCCCCGACGCCTTCATCCAGATCTCCCTGCAGCTCGCGCACTTCCGC GACAAGGGCTGCTTCTGCCTCACCTACGAGGCCTCCATGACGCGGCTCTTCCGCGAGGGCCGGACGGAGACAGTAAGGTCCTGCACCGCCGAGTCCACCGCCTTCGTGCGCAGCATGGCGGACCCCCGGCAGACC CGAGCCGAGCGCCAGCGGCTCTTCAAGCTGGCGGCCGACAAGCACCAGCACATGTACCGCATGGCCATGACCGGGGCCGGCATCGACCGGCACCTCTTCTGCCTCTACGTGGTGTCCCGCTACCTGGGGGTGCAGTCCCCCTTCCTGGCCCAG GTGCTGTCGGAGCCCTGGCGCCTCTCCACCAGCCAGAcgccgcagcagcagctgaagctcTGCGACCTGAGCAAGTTCCCCGACCACGTCTCCACCGGCGGCGGCTTCGGCCCC GTGGCGGACGATGGCTACGGCGTCTCCTACATCATCGCGGGCGAGAACCTCATCACCTTCCACGTCTCCAGCAAGTTCTCCAGCTCCGAGACG GACTCGAAGCGCTTTGGGAGGAACATCCGCCAGGCCATGCTGGACATCGCCGAGCTCTTCGACAAGCCGGCCGAGAAGGCGGGGAAGTGA
- the LOC140649105 gene encoding dromaiocalcin-1-like, giving the protein MPRHLNPPPPARPRWGGRGTLGRAALRGLCLLGCLAPRPSLQGVRATKCPRGWLSFRGHCYGYFGQELTWRKAEARCKATRGGCHLASLHTPEEHRAIAAFIAQRQRREEEEEDVWIGLCHRGRAWTWVDGSTGRYPAWGGDDPPKGKHCAALEESSGFLSWEDDSCGERKPFVCKYAA; this is encoded by the exons ATGCCGCGGCACCTTaacccccccccgccagcccggccccgctgggGG GGAAGGGGGACGCTGGGGCGGGCCGCGCTGcgggggctctgcctgctgggctgcctgGCCCCGCGCCCCTCGCTGCAAG GGGTGCGGGCGACCAAGTGTCCCCGGGGGTGGCTGAGCTTCAGGGGACACTGCTACGGGTACTTCGGCCAGGAGCTCAcctggaggaaggcagag GCTCGGTGCAAGGCCACCCGCGGGGGGTGTCACCTGGCCTCGCTGCACACCCCCGAGGAGCACCGCGCCATCGCCGCCTTCATCGCCCAGCGCCAGCgccgggaggaggaggaggaggacgtCTGGATCGGCCTCTGCCACCGG GGCCGAGCCTGGACGTGGGTGGACGGGTCCACGGGGCGCTACCCCGCCTGGGGGGGGGACGACCCCCCCAAGGGCAAACACTGCGCGGCGCTGGAGGAATCCTCGG GTTTCCTGTCCTGGGAGGACGATTCCTGCGGCGAGAGGAAACCCTTCGTCTGCAAATACGCGGCCtag
- the LOC140649255 gene encoding C-type lectin BpLec-like isoform X1, protein MSATSQPRSREPSAEKTSRGPKLPPPCLLACLLLVAFAGGALASPPSPNAARTRAISCPKNWFYYRGYCYGYFIERRTWAEAKVECQRYGPRGRLASIHSQGATKVLASYVASQRDGANTWIGLEDEEHTRQWKWCDDSVFDYKSWAPGQPNNLWDKEDCVVRDRFSGFKLWHDYPCNCRFPFLCQHKL, encoded by the exons ATGTCGGCCAccagccagccccgctcccgggaGCCGTCTG CAGAAAAGACGAGCAGGGGGCCCAAGCTGCCCCCGCCCTGCCTGCTCGCCTGCCTGCTCCTCGTGGCCTTCGCAGGAG GTGCCCTcgccagcccccccagcccgaACGCGGCGAGGACGCGGGCAATCAGCTGCCCCAAGAACTGGTTCTACTACCGGGGGTACTGCTACGGGTACTTCATCGAGAGGAGGACCTGGGCCGAGGCCAAG GTCGAGTGCCAGCGGTATGGCCCCCGGGGACGGCTGGCCTCCATCCACAGCCAGGGGGCCACCAAGGTCCTGGCCAGCTACGTCGCCAGCCAGAGGGACGGGGCCAACACCTGGATCGGGCTGGAGGACGAGGAGCAC ACCAGGCAGTGGAAGTGGTGTGACGACTCCGTCTTCGACTACAAGAGCtgggccccggggcagcccaACAACCTGTGGGACAAGGAGGACTGCGTGGTGCGGGACAGGTTCTCGG GTTTCAAGTTATGGCACGACTACCCCTGCAACTGCAGgttccccttcctctgccagcACAAGCTCTGA
- the LOC140649255 gene encoding C-type lectin BpLec-like isoform X2, which produces MSATSQPRSREPSEKTSRGPKLPPPCLLACLLLVAFAGGALASPPSPNAARTRAISCPKNWFYYRGYCYGYFIERRTWAEAKVECQRYGPRGRLASIHSQGATKVLASYVASQRDGANTWIGLEDEEHTRQWKWCDDSVFDYKSWAPGQPNNLWDKEDCVVRDRFSGFKLWHDYPCNCRFPFLCQHKL; this is translated from the exons ATGTCGGCCAccagccagccccgctcccgggaGCCGTCTG AAAAGACGAGCAGGGGGCCCAAGCTGCCCCCGCCCTGCCTGCTCGCCTGCCTGCTCCTCGTGGCCTTCGCAGGAG GTGCCCTcgccagcccccccagcccgaACGCGGCGAGGACGCGGGCAATCAGCTGCCCCAAGAACTGGTTCTACTACCGGGGGTACTGCTACGGGTACTTCATCGAGAGGAGGACCTGGGCCGAGGCCAAG GTCGAGTGCCAGCGGTATGGCCCCCGGGGACGGCTGGCCTCCATCCACAGCCAGGGGGCCACCAAGGTCCTGGCCAGCTACGTCGCCAGCCAGAGGGACGGGGCCAACACCTGGATCGGGCTGGAGGACGAGGAGCAC ACCAGGCAGTGGAAGTGGTGTGACGACTCCGTCTTCGACTACAAGAGCtgggccccggggcagcccaACAACCTGTGGGACAAGGAGGACTGCGTGGTGCGGGACAGGTTCTCGG GTTTCAAGTTATGGCACGACTACCCCTGCAACTGCAGgttccccttcctctgccagcACAAGCTCTGA
- the CIMAP1B gene encoding ciliary microtubule associated protein 1B: MSANTWVGSWRPHRPRGPIAALYGSPGPKYGLPTNVGYHRHDPSRSRAPAFSFGVRTGGRQEERSPGPAYLLPAGTTAKGKDGTPAFSIYGRPRDLTPMRTPGPGCYSPERASGVAFPSAPACTLRSRARQGSSHQTPGPAAYRLPPMLGPRVVSKSSAPNYSIPGRSNVGAFYEDLCKTPGPCSYRVVDADVYKRRAPQYSMLARNPLPGDATAKPGPGAYSPEKGRQRGLTFGIRHSDYLAPLIVDMPE, from the exons ATGTCGGCCAACACCTGGGTGGGCAGCTGGAGGCCCCACCGTCCCCGGGGCCCCATCGCGGCTCTCTACGGCAGCCCCGGGCCCAAGTACGGGCTCCCCACCAACGTCG GCTACCACCGGCACGACCCCTCCCGCAGCCGCGCCCCCGCCTTCAGCTTCGGGGTGCGCACGGGCGGGCGGCAGGAGGAGCGCTCCCCGGGACCGGCGTACCTGCTGCCCGCCGGGACCACCGCCAAGGGCAAGGACGGGACCCCCGCTTTCTCCATCTACGGCCGCCCCCGCGACCTGACGCCCATGCGCACGCCCGGGCCAG gcTGCTACTCCCCGGAGAGGGCCAGCGGCGTCGCCTTCCCCTCCGCGCCCGCCTGCACCCTCCGCTCCCGcgccaggcagggcagcagccacCAGACGCCAG GCCCCGCTGCCTACCGGCTGCCCCCCATGCTGGGGCCCCGCGTGGTGAGCAAGAGCTCGGCCCCCAACTACTCCATACCAGGGCGCAGCAACGTCGGCGCCTTCTACGAGGACCTGTGCAAG ACGCCGGGGCCCTGCAGCTACCGCGTGGTGGACGCCGATGTCTACAAGCGGCGGGCACCGCAGTACAGCATGCTGGCACGCAaccccctccccggggacgCCACCGCCAAGCCCGGGCCCGGCGCCTACAGCCCCGAGAAG GGCCGGCAGCGGGGGCTGACCTTCGGGATCCGGCACTCGGACTACCTGGCTCCCCTCATCGTGGACATGCCCGAGtag